One segment of Daphnia magna isolate NIES linkage group LG2, ASM2063170v1.1, whole genome shotgun sequence DNA contains the following:
- the LOC123469714 gene encoding uncharacterized protein LOC123469714 isoform X2 produces MRRPFSPAIDYHLDSSSCSEEEGASQLMKNGLPPAPFLLPVTQSTALSDEGTPGYYSSLPNEENAVSPTQEICSELISAPITSPQSSSEVEDRSMQIHGQVQRKNSGAAGSTYRKRINESTSGYCSSLPNEDNAVSPTQEICSQLISSPITSPQSSNEVEYRSMQIHGQVQRMNSGASGSTYTENVVAGSSGTPACGSSGTMGTFNRYVVSQQDFHILRALKQVNATMKEMDRKILSIDKKVEKTATEETTFADIENFPVSFPLANVEEFIKLEDILNEDPSKAAIVYQLVKSCGGMSESDAICRAWIKITSIECRSDCNWKGVKRGTHQKHGLELSSIKDAVLK; encoded by the exons ATGAGGAGACCATTTTCTCCTGCAATTGACTACCATCTTGACTCATCGTCGTGTAGCGAAGAAGAAGGTGCTTCGCAACTGATGAAAAATGGATTGCCTCCTGCCCCATTCTTATTGCCGGTCACCCAGTCAACGGCCCTTTCAGATGAAGGTACACCAGGATATTATAGTTCGCTACCAAACGAAGAGAATGCAGTATCACCAACTCAAGAGATCTGCAGTGAGTTAATCA GTGCACCAATCACTTCTCCACAGTCTAGCAGTGAAGTTGAAGATCGTTCTATGCAAATCCATGGACAAGTTCAACGCAAGAATTCAGGCGCTGCTGGCTCAACTTATAGAAAAAGAATCAATGAAAGTACATCAGGATATTGTAGTTCGCTACCAAACGAAGACAATGCAGTATCACCAACTCAAGAGATCTGCAGTCAGTTAATTA GTTCACCAATCACTTCTCCACAGTCTAGCAATGAAGTTGAATATCGTTCTATGCAAATCCATGGACAAGTTCAACGCATGAATTCAGGCGCTTCTGGCTCAACTTATACAGAGAATGTCGTTGCTGGGTCCTCCGGCACTCCAGCATGTGGTTCATCTGGGACAATG GGAACGTTTAACCGTTATGTAGTATCACAACAAGATTTTCACATTCTTCGTGCCCTGAAGCAAGTCAATGCTACAATGAAGGAGATGGATCGAAAAATTTTATCCATAGATAAGAAGGTGGAGAAGACGGCAACTGAAGAAACTACTTTTGCTGACATCGAAAATTTCCCAGTATCTTTTCCGCTAGCaaacgttgaagaattcattaAGCTTGAAGACATACTAAATGAAGATCCATCTAAAGCTGCCATTGTG TATCAGTTAGTAAAGTCGTGTGGTGGGATGTCGGAATCGGATGCGATTTGTCGGGCGTGGATCAAAATTACTTCCATTGAGTGTCGCTCTGACTGCAATTGGAAGGGTGTCAAAAGAGGCACTCACCAGAAACATGGGCTCGAACTTTCATCGATTAAGGATGCTGTATTAA AATGA
- the LOC123469716 gene encoding uncharacterized protein LOC123469716, with product MDQARMDHSYANENTVNSSVFDQGSKENAIQQLREKLKELMIASELEANQAIADSVSSEIKEKKKRKSEEKDLDCLWTDVESLAFKAFEHHHGIRGFSCKNCGDHPTSTLT from the exons ATGGATCAAGCACGAATGGACCACTCATATGCCAATGAAAACACAGTGAACTCTTCAg tGTTTGATCAAGGATCAAAGGAAAATGCCATCCAGCAGTTGCGAGAGAAGCTGAAAGAATTGATGATTGCTTCTGAATTGGAAGCCAATCAAGCCATAGCTGACTCCGTGTCCtctgaaataaaagaaaagaaaaaaagaaaatctgaagAAAAGGATCTTGATTGTTTGTGGACTGATGTTGAGTCCCTTGCTTTCAAAGCTTTTGAGCATCACCATGGCATTAGGGGATTCAGTTGCAAGAACTGTGGTGACCACCCTACTAGCACACTTACATAA
- the LOC123469715 gene encoding uncharacterized protein LOC123469715, translating to MSQIARYPFHAVVTPKGRFDLNRNIFHCDNCSTNREADFTDFITSGYFPGSPVSTKYLFSFDLLRLWRHLKYLTPGTSEYKFLETIMAISADLGRRGTINKKLFNKASKLYEYFNSLLDE from the exons ATGTCACAAATTGCTAGGTACCCGTTTCACGCTGTCGTCACGCCAAAAG GGAGATTCGATTtaaatagaaatatttttcactGTGATAACTGTTCGACTAATCGAGAAGCGGATTTCACAGACTTTATTACTTCTGGATACTTCCCTGGCTCTCCTGTATCTACAAAATATCTTTTTTCATTCGATTTATTGCGTTTGTGGCGTCATTTAAAATACTTGACGCCAGGTACCTCTGAATATAAGTTTTTGGAAACAATTATGGCGATATCTGCTGATTTAGGAAGA cgTGGAACAATTAACAAAAAGTTGTTTAATAAAGCGAGCAAGCTTTACGAATACTTCAATTCCCTGTTGGACGAgtaa
- the LOC123469714 gene encoding uncharacterized protein LOC123469714 isoform X1: MRRPFSPAIDYHLDSSSCSEEEGASQLMKNGLPPAPFLLPVTQSTALSDEGTPGYYSSLPNEENAVSPTQEICSELISAPITSPQSSSEVEDRSMQIHGQVQRKNSGAAGSTYRKRINESTSGYCSSLPNEDNAVSPTQEICSQLISSPITSPQSSNEVEYRSMQIHGQVQRMNSGASGSTYTENVVAGSSGTPACGSSGTMGTFNRYVVSQQDFHILRALKQVNATMKEMDRKILSIDKKVEKTATEETTFADIENFPVSFPLANVEEFIKLEDILNEDPSKAAIVYQLVKSCGGMSESDAICRAWIKITSIECRSDCNWKGVKRGTHQKHGLELSSIKDAVLKGIRMNATYADLKDAVFEHETRKFFVRAPEKVRTKLRAKKRPAGTADHPQLPNGVD; this comes from the exons ATGAGGAGACCATTTTCTCCTGCAATTGACTACCATCTTGACTCATCGTCGTGTAGCGAAGAAGAAGGTGCTTCGCAACTGATGAAAAATGGATTGCCTCCTGCCCCATTCTTATTGCCGGTCACCCAGTCAACGGCCCTTTCAGATGAAGGTACACCAGGATATTATAGTTCGCTACCAAACGAAGAGAATGCAGTATCACCAACTCAAGAGATCTGCAGTGAGTTAATCA GTGCACCAATCACTTCTCCACAGTCTAGCAGTGAAGTTGAAGATCGTTCTATGCAAATCCATGGACAAGTTCAACGCAAGAATTCAGGCGCTGCTGGCTCAACTTATAGAAAAAGAATCAATGAAAGTACATCAGGATATTGTAGTTCGCTACCAAACGAAGACAATGCAGTATCACCAACTCAAGAGATCTGCAGTCAGTTAATTA GTTCACCAATCACTTCTCCACAGTCTAGCAATGAAGTTGAATATCGTTCTATGCAAATCCATGGACAAGTTCAACGCATGAATTCAGGCGCTTCTGGCTCAACTTATACAGAGAATGTCGTTGCTGGGTCCTCCGGCACTCCAGCATGTGGTTCATCTGGGACAATG GGAACGTTTAACCGTTATGTAGTATCACAACAAGATTTTCACATTCTTCGTGCCCTGAAGCAAGTCAATGCTACAATGAAGGAGATGGATCGAAAAATTTTATCCATAGATAAGAAGGTGGAGAAGACGGCAACTGAAGAAACTACTTTTGCTGACATCGAAAATTTCCCAGTATCTTTTCCGCTAGCaaacgttgaagaattcattaAGCTTGAAGACATACTAAATGAAGATCCATCTAAAGCTGCCATTGTG TATCAGTTAGTAAAGTCGTGTGGTGGGATGTCGGAATCGGATGCGATTTGTCGGGCGTGGATCAAAATTACTTCCATTGAGTGTCGCTCTGACTGCAATTGGAAGGGTGTCAAAAGAGGCACTCACCAGAAACATGGGCTCGAACTTTCATCGATTAAGGATGCTGTATTAA AGGGAATCAGAATGAACGCTACGTACGCAGATCTCAAGGATGCGGTGTTTGAACATGAGACCAGGAAGTTTTTCGTCCGCGCTCCTGAAAAAGTTCGCACTAAGCTTCGCGCGAAGAAGCGCCCAGCAGGCACGGCTGATCATCCACAACTTCCCAATGGTGTGGATTGA